One Periophthalmus magnuspinnatus isolate fPerMag1 chromosome 4, fPerMag1.2.pri, whole genome shotgun sequence genomic window, GTTAAGAATTCGGCCCTAGCTGCTACTCAATGCTAAAACTCAATATATTATAAATCCATGTCATTGCGTCCGCTACATAACTTAATCAATATGTATTAAGTGGTAGAGaagttgaaataaaaatatactccTTATTCCTCCCTTAGCCTAAGTTTTACAGTCGTTGCTTTTATCGTGATAAAGTTTGTCAGTTAACATAAGGTCAACTATAACTCATGAGTGCAAGTTTATTAAGTTTAGTTCAGCAGCAGattcaaactggacaaaatcACCAGTCCCAACTTTGTTTCACTGTTCTTGCTTTAGTCTAATTGTGAGTTTTTATCTCTTTTGTTTCAGAAAACTTCATTTTAAAAATGGGAGGTTTGTTATGTACCAGCTTTTAATGATAAATCCATTATCATGAAATCAGAACACAGTATAAGTTGAAATGATTGAACTATGTTCTCTTTTTCCTAGAGCATATAAATAACTTTCCGCCCCTGCCCAAGTTTATGAGAATTAAATCATGCTTTTATCAGAATATTGAAGAGGAAATTCCTTCACCTCATCAGCAGCTTGTGCGCCGAGTCTACACGCTTTGGATGAGTATGTTGTAcactttgtttttatattttgtatttttgatacAGTTTCTAATGCAGAAACATGTAACATATACTAATATTTTTCCTTCTTTACAGTGTATTCAGCCACTCTTTGCATCAATGTAATTTCTTGTATTGCTTGGTGGGCTGGTGGTGGAAGTGCCACGAACTTTGGCTTCTCTTTACTTTGGGTCCTTCTGTTCAGCCCGTGCAGTTATACTTGTTGGTTCAGACCACTGTACAAAGCCTTCAGGTTAGTACATACAACACAAATGCCATGCAATGTTTACAAAATACTACAGGGTCCCTTTTATGCttattaaacaaaatacagaaaacgtGTATATGTATCTTCAAAGCCAAATACTTATGACTATTTTGTTGTTCTATTTTCAGGGCAGATAGCTCTTTCAACTTCATGGCCTTCTTTTTCATCTTCTTCCTTCAATGTGTGTTGGCTCTTATTCAGACTTTAGGCATCTCTGGTTGGGGAACATGGTAAGTTTCAGAACATATATTTGCTCCTTTTAACAAAAGTGATTTCAGTTAATCTAGCTGAATGAGAGTACTCCTTTAATACATATAATTACTTTTagcaataacatattttggCAAATCTGACAGGTGCTACATCACTATAtatacttgtttttgtttttaatgtgaatAATCCTCTAATTTGCATCCattttctgttcaaagttaAACAAGTGTAAATTGGCTAATTTATTAATCTTAATTAGAATTTCGTGTAATGATAGCCCACAACTGGACTAGACTTTGCTTGCATACCTTCACATGGGAATGCTGTATATTAGGAACATTAATTGAGCTTGGTCATGCTCTTTTGCAGAGTTTTGtcttttatgcacttaactgcATTCTGCTGTTTTACCTGCTGCTGTTGCATATTATAATCTTGTTCTGTGTTTCACTTTCACTAACCTGTTCACTTCATTTCATCTGATTCCACCTGAAATAAAGCGGCTGGATTGCAacagtgatgtttttcagctaTAATGTGGGCTCTGCTATTGTGATGCTCATCACCACACTGCTCTTCACGCTGGTGACTGCTTTAATGGCACTGGTGCTCATCAAGGTGAGTGAGCCGCTTAAACTCGTATGCACAAACTAGAGAAGCACAATTATGCCACAGGCAAATGTAATGACTCCTCAATTCTATAATTTTAACATCTTATTGTCTTGCTGATGTggcttatgaaaaaaaaacaaaaaaacaacaacaacaaaaaataactatTTAAACCAATCCCTgaaatgtaaaggtgcactatggaacttagtTAGTGCACCCTCCACTCTatttatcatgcatttattcaattacatgtgtttttattgacaaaaagacCTTTTTAGGAATGGATTCTTACTATGGATGTatctgacctgcttgtctccatgaagttttatgccataatgtggaacatttgaggcaaagtAGTAACATTTTGATGAGGAAGTGACTCTCtatcagaaaaaaatcacaaagtgcACCTTACATTAAAATACCATATttataaatgaaaagaaattgAACCATCTTTAGAATCTGGACATATTGCCACAGTGTTTTTACCTTATACGACACTCTCTTCAACAGACCCATGtattcatttaaattatttcCTCTGAATGCTTAGGTTCACCGGCTGTACCGTGGCGGGGGTGGGAGCATGCAGCGCGCCCAGGAGGAGTGGGCCACAGGGATGTGGAAGAGTGCCCCGGTGAGAGAAGCTGGCTTTAATGCTGTGGCCCAAACGGCACAGGGccccactctgccacagtaccctgctgctgtgcccagtTACCCTGACAACAGCCAGTGGTGATAGCTCTGGGTATCCTCTAGAGGGAGACAAACTGTTGGGGTGAGCCAAACAGCATTTAATGAGAGTCTTAAAATGCCAAATGAATTTCTGACTGAATATAGTACAAAGTTTTTATCAGAGTTTTGCAGAGTATGCAAAAGGTTACAAGATATATATGCCATTCCATATCTTATTTGTTTACATATAAGTTAGTGATGTGAATTGAAGTGAATACATTGACAGTAATGTACTTACAAAAagacttaaagaagacatgtaaAGTCCACCAGACACTACAGGATAAATTGCCCGAATTATGACCGATTTGCTTCTCCCCGACTTTGGGTAGGCGTGACTGATTTGAGCGGAGTAACGGACACAGAAGCGCAAGATACATTCTCAGGAAAtggcaaaaataatttaaagacaaCTTTATTACTCACTTCTCTTGTTGTTTAAAtgcagcattctcatccatGTTATCCATTAGAATGTGTCCTCTACAAGTAATGTTACCCTGTCCACAAAATGGCCTTACTAATCAAGTTTGAAACATAGTTTGAGAAGTAAAAAAGCTAGATTAGTTGTTCacgtgtgtctgtgtacatccAAGCAGGATCAGGGTGAAGCTACTGCAGATCAGAGATAGTGACTTCTTCCTGTGTCATTTATTGCCAGCCTTCtgtacattaaaaaacatgtatcttcatttatcatttaagactgaaaaattcTGTAGTGTGTGGCGGGCTTAACAGAGTAGTTTGAGTTAAGGGATTTTTTGGGGGCTTGTGCcttatgaacattttatataGGAAATACAAATCTGGCAGACCTGCATGCTGGACACTATAGTACAAATACAGAGTTTGACTTAAAATCGGACTTAAAACTGCACGACAATtatcttgtttttgtgtgtacatTGCCAGGAGTTTATTTTTGATACCACGCTTAATATAGCTTTGCTTGAAAGCCTTAATATTGCAACTTTTGCATGAGATAAATATTATTTGACTTAAGCTTTTTGTTGAATTTAGCTAACCACATGCTTCAATGAAGCAAAGTGTTGATGCATTTTGGTGCCATAACATTTTGCATTGCCTTCTGTAGGGGAGTGGGGAGTGACCCCTGCCTCAGTATTTCTCATGTGTGTGCTTCTGTGGTT contains:
- the scamp4 gene encoding secretory carrier-associated membrane protein 4 — translated: MGEHINNFPPLPKFMRIKSCFYQNIEEEIPSPHQQLVRRVYTLWMMYSATLCINVISCIAWWAGGGSATNFGFSLLWVLLFSPCSYTCWFRPLYKAFRADSSFNFMAFFFIFFLQCVLALIQTLGISGWGTCGWIATVMFFSYNVGSAIVMLITTLLFTLVTALMALVLIKVHRLYRGGGGSMQRAQEEWATGMWKSAPVREAGFNAVAQTAQGPTLPQYPAAVPSYPDNSQW